In Aegilops tauschii subsp. strangulata cultivar AL8/78 chromosome 3, Aet v6.0, whole genome shotgun sequence, one genomic interval encodes:
- the LOC109773651 gene encoding NAC domain-containing protein 48, with protein sequence MSGGQELNLPPGFRFHPTDEELVTHYLCRRCAGAPIAVPIITEIDLYKFDPWQLPKMALYGEKEWYFFSPRDRKYPNGSRPNRAAGSGYWKATGADKPVGTPKPLAIKKALVFYAGKAPKGEKTNWIMHEYRLADVDRSARKKNSLRLDDWVLCRIYNKKGGMEKPASVDRKPAAMGGYGGGPGAMVSSPQEQKPVMGMNANGGGGGVQPFPDFAAYYDRPSDSMPRLHADSSCSEQVLSPEFPAGEVQSQPKISEWERSFASGGDPVNPAAGSMLEPNGGFGGDPLLQDILMYWGKPF encoded by the exons ATGAGCGGCGGGCAGGAGCTGAATCTGCCGCCGGGCTTCCGGTTCCACCCGACGGACGAGGAGCTGGTGACACACTACCTCTGCCGCCGCTGCGCCGGCGCGCCCATCGCCGTCCCCATCATCACCGAGATCGACCTCTACAAGTTCGACCCCTGGCAGCTCCCGA AGATGGCGCTGTACGGCGAGAAGGAGTGGTACTTCTTCTCCCCGCGGGACCGCAAGTACCCCAACGGGTCCAGGCCCAACCGGGCCGCCGGGTCCGGCTACTGGAAGGCCACCGGGGCCGACAAGCCCGTGGGCACCCCCAAGCCGCTGGCCATCAAGAAGGCGCTCGTCTTCTACGCTGGCAAGGCCCCCAAGGGCGAGAAGACCAACTGGATCATGCACGAGTACCGCCTCGCCGACGTcgaccgctccgcccgcaagaaGAACAGCCTCAGG TTGGATGATTGGGTGCTGTGCCGCATCTACAACAAGAAGGGCGGCATGGAGAAGCCGGCGTCCGTGGACCGGAAGCCGGCGGCCATGGGCGGCTACGGGGGTGGCCCTGGGGCCATGGTGAGCTCCCCGCAGGAGCAGAAGCCCGTCATGGGGATGAACgccaacggcggcggcggcggcgtgcagcCGTTCCCGGACTTCGCGGCGTACTACGACCGGCCGTCCGACTCGATGCCGCGGCTGCACGCCGACTCGAGCTGCTCGGAGCAGGTGCTGTCGCCGGAGTTCCCGGCCGGGGAGGTGCAGAGCCAGCCCAAGATCAGCGAGTGGGAGCGCTCGTTCGCCTCCGGCGGCGACCCCGTGAACCCGGCGGCCGGCTCCATGCTCGAGCCCAACGGCGGCTTCGGCGGCGACCCGCTCCTCCAGGACATCCTCATGTACTGGGGCAAGCCGTTCTAG